The Pseudomonas eucalypticola genome has a window encoding:
- a CDS encoding GlxA family transcriptional regulator — protein MTERSPHAGLRLCLLQYPGSQASTVAGLVDLFACAEQVRDDLGMAKTPLLQVDVVSGADAGQTPTVVFVPPLPAVQVPDAEALGPAVAALRRWHADGAVLVAVCSGAWLLAMAGVLDGRQATLHWDHAMGLAACYPQVQVLPHEPLLDDGDVVTSSGNHAWQALGLAVLARYLGAALAVETHGVLNVPWRSEPLPPSPFQPRLDHGRAEVLKVQLWLQTNQAKGVTLDDMAACAGLEPRTFLRRFHASTGLKPTEYCQYLRIARACHLLETTQRNVDQIANSVGYQDVGALRKIFMRVTGYALSEYRERYGVRELYRPVGLRGR, from the coding sequence ATGACAGAAAGATCCCCGCACGCAGGGTTGCGCCTGTGCCTGTTGCAATACCCCGGTAGCCAGGCATCCACGGTGGCCGGGCTGGTGGATCTGTTTGCCTGCGCCGAGCAGGTTCGTGACGACCTGGGCATGGCGAAAACGCCACTCTTACAGGTGGACGTCGTAAGCGGTGCCGACGCCGGGCAGACACCGACGGTGGTATTCGTACCGCCGTTGCCCGCTGTGCAGGTGCCTGATGCCGAAGCGCTGGGGCCTGCGGTTGCTGCGTTGCGACGCTGGCATGCCGATGGCGCCGTGCTGGTGGCAGTCTGTTCGGGCGCCTGGCTGCTGGCCATGGCCGGGGTGCTCGATGGCCGCCAGGCCACGCTGCACTGGGACCACGCCATGGGCCTGGCGGCCTGTTACCCCCAGGTGCAGGTACTGCCCCATGAACCCCTGCTGGATGACGGTGATGTGGTGACCTCCTCGGGCAACCATGCATGGCAAGCGCTGGGGCTGGCGGTGCTGGCGCGTTACCTGGGGGCAGCGCTGGCGGTGGAAACCCATGGTGTGCTGAATGTGCCCTGGCGCAGCGAGCCCTTGCCGCCCAGCCCCTTCCAGCCACGCCTGGATCATGGCCGTGCCGAGGTGCTCAAGGTGCAGTTGTGGTTGCAGACCAACCAGGCCAAGGGCGTGACCCTGGACGACATGGCGGCGTGCGCAGGGCTCGAACCGCGCACCTTTCTGCGTCGCTTTCACGCCAGCACCGGGCTCAAGCCGACCGAGTATTGCCAGTACCTGCGCATCGCCCGGGCGTGCCATTTGCTGGAGACCACCCAGCGCAATGTCGACCAGATCGCCAACAGCGTCGGGTATCAGGACGTGGGCGCCTTGCGCAAGATCTTCATGCGGGTCACAGGGTATGCGTTGAGCGAGTACCGCGAGCGGTATGGGGTGAGGGAGTTGTATCGGCCGGTGGGGTTGCGCGGGCGGTAG
- a CDS encoding helix-turn-helix domain-containing protein: MPPDSPPRASVLQHVSHNVRRLRLAAGLSQTALAERSGVSRRMLVAIEAGERNVSLGTLDRVAEALAVVFSDLISAPDNRDRGRINELAWAGSQAGSTAVLLASAPARREVELWEWQLAPGEIYQGSCDGPGYTEQVFVYEGCLTLEVDGLARPVQAGEFFMFASDRPHGYRNDGPVPVRFVRNVIF; the protein is encoded by the coding sequence GTGCCCCCAGACTCTCCCCCGCGCGCCTCGGTGCTGCAACACGTCAGCCACAATGTGCGGCGTCTGCGCCTCGCCGCTGGCCTGAGCCAGACCGCCTTGGCCGAGCGCTCCGGGGTCAGCCGGCGAATGCTGGTCGCCATCGAGGCGGGTGAGAGAAATGTGAGCCTGGGCACCCTGGACAGGGTCGCCGAGGCGCTGGCGGTGGTGTTCAGCGACCTGATCAGCGCCCCGGACAACCGCGACCGCGGTCGCATCAATGAGCTGGCTTGGGCCGGCAGCCAGGCGGGCAGTACCGCGGTGCTGCTGGCCAGCGCCCCGGCGCGTCGGGAAGTGGAACTGTGGGAGTGGCAGCTGGCCCCTGGAGAGATCTATCAGGGTTCCTGCGATGGCCCGGGTTATACCGAGCAGGTATTCGTCTACGAAGGCTGTCTGACCCTTGAGGTAGACGGCCTGGCGCGGCCTGTCCAGGCGGGCGAATTTTTCATGTTCGCCAGCGACCGCCCTCACGGCTATCGTAATGACGGGCCGGTGCCGGTGCGCTTCGTGCGCAACGTCATTTTCTGA
- a CDS encoding monovalent cation/H+ antiporter subunit A: MSLIVLLLLPFIGSCLAAVLPHDARNRESILAGLVALTGTVAVALMYPQVAHGGVICETFEWLPGLGLNLTLRMDGFAWLFSLLVLGIGTLVSLYARYYMSPDDPVPRFFAFFLAFMGAMLGLVMSGNLVQMVFFWELTSLFSFLLIGYWHHRADARRGAYMALAVTGAGGLCLLAGVIVLGQVVGSYDLDTVLAAGEQIRASHLYPVLLTLILIGALSKSAQFPFHFWLPHAMAAPTPVSAYLHSATMVKAGVFLLARLWPSLSGSEQWFWIVSGAGACTLLLGAYAAMFQNDLKGLLAYSTISHLGLITLLLGLNSPLAAVAAVFHILNHATFKASLFMAAGIIDHESGTRDIRRLSGLFRMIPFTATLAMVASAAMAGVPLMNGFLSKEMFFAETVFITSTAWVEAALPAVATIAGTFSVVYALRFTVDVFFGPPATDLPHTPHEPPRWMRAPVELLVLLCLVVGIFPAQSVGPLLAAAALPVVGGESPAYSLAIWHGFNAPLIMSLIAMGAGIVLYLLLRGQLRRGRLQRPPLVGRLSGKRLFERSLVLLMRLARRSERWLTTRRLQPQLFMLVLVAVVAAVIPLLHSGLSWGLRPKIAGSGVFVTLWLIAIACALGAAWQAKYHRLAALTMVSVCGLMTCITFIWFSAPDLALTQLVVEVVTTVLILLGLRWLPRRIEDVQPLPGHERRARVRRVRDLLLAIATGGGMAALSYAMLTRATPNHISEFYLRKALPEGGGSNVVNVMLVDFRGFDTLGEITVLVATALAIFALLRRFRPPRESIQLPAQQRLLAPDVVTDLVNPRQASDTALGFMMVPAVLVRLLLPLAVVVSMYLFMRGHNQPGGGFVAGLVMAVAFILQYMVAGTQWVEAQMRLRPQRWMGTGLLFATLTGVGAMVLGYPFLTTHTAHLHLPVLGEVHVASALFFDIGVFCVVVGSTLLILTALAHQSVRAHKPSGLPKPIAPPQGSA; the protein is encoded by the coding sequence ATGTCATTGATAGTCCTACTGCTTCTGCCCTTCATCGGTAGCTGCCTGGCAGCGGTGCTGCCCCACGATGCGCGCAACCGCGAGTCGATCCTGGCCGGCCTGGTGGCGCTCACCGGCACCGTCGCGGTGGCGCTGATGTACCCGCAGGTAGCCCATGGCGGGGTCATTTGCGAGACCTTCGAATGGCTGCCCGGCCTGGGCCTGAACCTGACCCTGCGCATGGACGGCTTCGCCTGGCTGTTCTCCCTGCTGGTGCTGGGCATCGGCACGCTGGTATCGCTTTACGCGCGCTATTACATGTCGCCGGATGACCCGGTGCCGCGCTTCTTCGCCTTTTTCCTGGCGTTCATGGGCGCCATGCTCGGGTTGGTGATGTCCGGCAACCTGGTGCAAATGGTGTTCTTCTGGGAGCTGACGAGCCTGTTCTCGTTCCTGCTGATCGGCTACTGGCACCACCGCGCCGACGCCCGCCGCGGCGCCTACATGGCCTTGGCGGTCACTGGCGCTGGCGGGCTGTGCCTGCTGGCCGGGGTGATCGTACTCGGCCAGGTAGTGGGCAGCTACGATTTGGACACCGTGCTGGCGGCCGGGGAACAGATCCGCGCCAGTCACCTGTATCCGGTGTTGCTGACGCTGATCCTGATCGGCGCGCTGAGCAAGAGCGCCCAGTTCCCCTTCCATTTCTGGTTGCCCCACGCCATGGCGGCCCCCACACCCGTATCGGCGTACCTGCACTCGGCGACCATGGTCAAGGCCGGGGTATTCCTGTTGGCCAGGCTATGGCCGTCGCTGTCGGGCAGCGAACAGTGGTTCTGGATCGTCAGCGGCGCAGGCGCCTGCACCCTGCTGCTGGGCGCGTACGCGGCCATGTTCCAGAACGACCTCAAGGGCCTGCTGGCCTACTCCACCATCAGCCACCTGGGCCTGATCACCTTGCTGCTGGGGCTCAACAGCCCGCTGGCGGCGGTGGCGGCCGTGTTCCACATCCTCAACCACGCCACGTTCAAGGCCTCGCTGTTCATGGCCGCGGGCATCATCGACCATGAAAGTGGCACCCGCGATATCCGCCGTCTCAGCGGGCTGTTTAGGATGATTCCGTTCACGGCGACCCTGGCCATGGTGGCCAGCGCAGCCATGGCTGGGGTGCCGTTGATGAACGGTTTCCTGTCCAAGGAAATGTTCTTCGCCGAGACCGTGTTCATCACCTCCACGGCCTGGGTCGAAGCGGCGCTGCCCGCCGTGGCGACCATCGCCGGCACCTTCAGCGTGGTGTACGCCCTGCGTTTTACCGTCGACGTGTTCTTTGGCCCACCGGCCACCGACCTGCCCCACACCCCACACGAACCGCCCCGCTGGATGCGCGCGCCGGTGGAGCTGCTGGTACTGCTGTGCCTGGTGGTGGGCATTTTCCCGGCGCAATCGGTGGGGCCTTTGCTCGCGGCCGCGGCGCTGCCGGTGGTGGGCGGCGAATCGCCCGCCTACAGCCTGGCCATCTGGCACGGGTTCAATGCGCCGCTGATCATGAGCCTGATCGCGATGGGCGCCGGCATCGTGCTGTACCTGTTGCTGCGCGGCCAGTTGCGCCGCGGCCGGTTGCAGCGCCCACCGCTGGTGGGGCGCCTGAGCGGCAAGCGCCTGTTCGAACGCAGCCTGGTGCTGCTGATGCGCCTGGCCCGGCGCAGCGAGCGCTGGCTGACCACCCGGCGCCTGCAGCCGCAATTGTTCATGCTGGTGCTGGTGGCGGTGGTCGCCGCGGTGATCCCCTTGCTCCACAGCGGGCTGAGCTGGGGGCTGCGGCCCAAGATCGCCGGCTCCGGGGTATTCGTGACCTTGTGGCTGATCGCCATTGCCTGCGCCCTGGGCGCTGCCTGGCAGGCTAAATACCACCGCCTGGCGGCCCTGACCATGGTCAGCGTCTGCGGGCTGATGACCTGCATCACCTTCATCTGGTTCTCGGCACCGGACCTGGCCCTGACGCAACTGGTGGTGGAAGTGGTGACCACGGTGCTGATCCTGCTGGGCCTGCGCTGGCTGCCACGGCGGATCGAAGACGTGCAGCCCCTGCCTGGCCACGAACGTCGCGCGCGGGTGCGCCGGGTGCGCGACCTGCTGCTGGCCATTGCCACCGGGGGCGGCATGGCGGCCCTGTCCTACGCCATGCTGACCCGCGCCACGCCCAACCATATTTCCGAGTTCTACCTGCGCAAGGCCTTGCCCGAAGGCGGCGGCAGCAACGTGGTCAACGTCATGCTGGTGGACTTCCGCGGCTTCGACACCCTGGGGGAGATCACCGTGCTGGTGGCCACCGCCCTGGCCATCTTCGCCCTGCTGCGCCGCTTCCGCCCGCCGCGCGAGAGCATCCAGTTACCCGCCCAGCAACGCCTGCTGGCGCCGGACGTGGTGACCGACCTGGTCAACCCGCGCCAGGCCAGCGACACCGCACTGGGTTTCATGATGGTGCCAGCGGTGCTGGTACGCCTGCTGCTGCCATTGGCGGTAGTGGTGTCCATGTACCTGTTCATGCGGGGTCACAACCAGCCCGGCGGCGGCTTCGTCGCCGGCCTGGTGATGGCAGTGGCGTTCATCCTCCAGTACATGGTGGCCGGCACCCAATGGGTCGAGGCGCAGATGCGCCTGCGGCCGCAGCGCTGGATGGGCACGGGCCTGCTGTTCGCCACGCTCACGGGCGTGGGCGCCATGGTCCTGGGCTATCCGTTCCTGACCACGCACACCGCCCACCTGCACCTGCCCGTGCTGGGTGAGGTTCATGTGGCCAGCGCACTGTTCTTCGACATCGGGGTGTTCTGCGTGGTGGTGGGCTCGACCCTGCTGATCCTGACCGCCCTGGCGCACCAGTCGGTGCGCGCGCACAAACCCTCCGGGCTGCCCAAGCCCATCGCCCCTCCACAAGGAAGTGCCTGA
- a CDS encoding Na+/H+ antiporter subunit C has protein sequence MEEVIAIAIGVLAASGVWLVLRPRTFQVIMGLCLLSYGVNLFIFSMGSLFIGKEPIIKDGVPQDLLHYTDPLPQALVLTAIVISFAMTALFLVVLLASRGLTGTDHVDGRETRE, from the coding sequence ATGGAAGAAGTCATCGCAATCGCCATCGGCGTGCTGGCCGCCTCCGGGGTCTGGCTGGTGCTGCGGCCCCGGACCTTCCAGGTGATCATGGGCCTATGCCTGCTGTCCTACGGCGTCAACCTGTTCATCTTCAGCATGGGCAGCCTGTTCATTGGCAAGGAGCCGATCATCAAGGACGGTGTCCCGCAGGATTTGCTGCACTACACCGATCCCCTGCCACAGGCCCTGGTGCTGACCGCCATCGTCATCAGTTTCGCCATGACTGCGCTGTTCCTGGTGGTGCTGCTGGCGTCGCGCGGCCTGACCGGCACCGACCATGTGGATGGCCGGGAGACCCGGGAATGA
- a CDS encoding monovalent cation/H+ antiporter subunit D: MTAMPSLLIAPILLPLLTAAVMLLLGEKHRPLKARLNLLSTLVGLGIAVVLLLGVQNQASAIGVYLPGNWQAPFGIVLVLDRLSALMLVLTGIIASAALVFAMARWDRAGASFHALFQIQLMGLYGAFLTADLFNLFVFFEVLLAASYGMLLHGSGRARVSSGLHYIAINLLASSLFLIGAAMIYGVTGTLNLADLALKIPLVPEADRGLLHAGVAILATAFLAKAGMWPLNFWLVPAYASASAPVAALFAIMTKVGVYTLLRLWTLLFSSQAGASAHFGGNWLLAGGLLTIAVAGIAVLAAQRLERMASLSILVSAGTLLAAIGFGVPAITAGALFYLVSSTLALGALFLLAELIERSRSANEVALEDDGDLLPRPVESLHPPKGINLDDEQKAVVGQVIPWTMAFLGLSFIACALLTVGMPPLSGFIAKLNLIGALVRTSGPAAWALVALLILSGLAALLAMTRLGIQRFWTPQERPSPLLRPAECVPIVMLLGLCVVLTIKGQWLLDYTHDTAAVLDDPSHYIDAVMTTEVRP, translated from the coding sequence ATGACTGCCATGCCGTCGCTGCTGATCGCCCCCATCCTCCTGCCGTTGCTGACCGCGGCGGTGATGTTGTTGCTGGGGGAAAAACACCGGCCGCTCAAGGCTCGCCTCAACCTGCTGTCGACCCTGGTCGGCCTGGGCATCGCCGTGGTGTTGCTGCTGGGCGTGCAGAACCAGGCCAGCGCCATCGGGGTTTACTTGCCCGGCAATTGGCAAGCGCCGTTCGGGATCGTGCTGGTACTGGACCGGCTGTCCGCGCTGATGCTGGTGCTGACCGGGATCATCGCCAGCGCCGCCCTGGTGTTCGCCATGGCCCGCTGGGACCGCGCCGGGGCCAGCTTCCATGCACTGTTCCAGATTCAGTTGATGGGCCTGTACGGTGCCTTCCTGACGGCCGACCTGTTCAACCTGTTCGTGTTTTTCGAGGTGCTGCTGGCGGCCTCCTACGGCATGCTGCTGCACGGGTCCGGGCGGGCACGCGTGTCCTCGGGGCTGCATTACATCGCCATCAACCTGCTCGCTTCGTCGCTGTTCCTGATCGGCGCAGCGATGATCTACGGGGTCACCGGCACCCTCAACCTGGCCGACCTGGCGCTGAAGATCCCCCTGGTGCCGGAGGCCGACCGGGGCTTGCTGCACGCCGGGGTAGCGATCCTGGCCACGGCGTTCCTGGCCAAGGCCGGCATGTGGCCGCTGAACTTCTGGCTGGTACCGGCCTATGCTTCGGCCAGCGCGCCGGTCGCGGCCCTGTTCGCGATCATGACCAAGGTCGGCGTCTACACCTTGCTGCGCCTGTGGACCTTGCTGTTTTCAAGCCAGGCGGGCGCCTCGGCTCATTTCGGCGGCAACTGGCTGCTGGCCGGCGGGCTGCTGACCATCGCCGTGGCGGGTATTGCCGTACTGGCCGCCCAGCGCCTGGAGCGCATGGCCAGCCTCAGCATCCTGGTGTCGGCAGGTACATTGCTGGCGGCGATCGGCTTCGGCGTGCCGGCCATCACCGCTGGCGCCCTCTTCTACCTGGTCAGCTCGACCCTGGCGCTGGGCGCGCTGTTCCTGCTGGCCGAACTGATCGAGCGCTCCCGTTCGGCCAACGAAGTGGCCCTGGAAGACGACGGCGACCTGCTGCCACGCCCCGTGGAGTCGCTGCACCCACCCAAGGGCATCAACCTGGACGACGAACAGAAAGCCGTGGTCGGCCAGGTGATTCCCTGGACCATGGCGTTTCTGGGCCTGAGCTTCATCGCCTGTGCGCTGCTGACGGTCGGCATGCCGCCACTGTCGGGCTTCATCGCCAAATTGAACCTGATCGGTGCGCTGGTGCGCACCTCGGGGCCGGCGGCCTGGGCGCTGGTAGCCTTGCTGATTCTGTCAGGGCTGGCCGCCCTGCTGGCCATGACTCGGCTCGGTATCCAGCGCTTCTGGACACCCCAGGAGCGCCCCTCGCCGCTGCTGCGTCCTGCCGAATGCGTGCCCATCGTTATGCTGCTGGGGCTGTGCGTCGTGCTGACGATCAAAGGCCAGTGGTTGCTGGATTACACCCACGATACCGCCGCGGTGCTGGATGACCCCAGCCACTACATCGACGCGGTCATGACCACTGAGGTGCGCCCATGA
- a CDS encoding Na+/H+ antiporter subunit E translates to MKRLFPAPLLSLACGSLWLLLNLSLSAGNVLLGVVLGILAPWLMRSLRPLSVRIRKPGVILRLLGRVGLDVVVSNLQVAWGVLNLGRRPPRSAFVKVPLDLRDANGLAALSTITTVVPGTVWSELALDRSILLMHVFDLDDEARFIAHFKATYERPLMEIFE, encoded by the coding sequence ATGAAGCGTCTGTTTCCGGCGCCGTTGCTGTCACTGGCTTGCGGCTCACTGTGGTTGCTGCTGAACCTGTCCCTGAGCGCGGGCAACGTGCTGCTGGGGGTTGTGCTGGGCATTCTGGCACCCTGGCTGATGCGCTCGCTGCGCCCACTGTCCGTACGCATCCGCAAACCCGGCGTCATCCTTCGCTTGCTGGGCCGGGTGGGTCTGGATGTGGTGGTATCCAACCTGCAAGTCGCCTGGGGCGTGCTCAACCTGGGGCGCCGGCCTCCCCGCTCAGCCTTCGTCAAGGTACCGCTGGACCTGCGCGATGCCAATGGCCTGGCGGCCCTGTCGACCATCACCACGGTGGTGCCGGGCACGGTCTGGTCGGAACTGGCCCTGGACCGCAGCATTCTGTTGATGCACGTCTTCGACCTGGACGATGAAGCCCGCTTCATTGCCCACTTCAAGGCCACCTACGAGCGTCCGCTCATGGAGATTTTCGAATGA
- a CDS encoding K+/H+ antiporter subunit F codes for MSAWLDHVIVLSLAIFALAMLLTLYRLFKGPSAQDRVLALDYLNILGMLTMLVLGIRYASETYFEAALLIALFGFVGSFALAKFLLRGEVIE; via the coding sequence ATGAGTGCCTGGCTCGACCACGTCATCGTCCTGAGCCTGGCGATTTTCGCCCTGGCCATGCTGCTGACCCTGTATCGGCTGTTCAAGGGGCCCTCTGCCCAGGACCGGGTGCTGGCGTTGGACTACCTGAACATTCTGGGCATGTTGACCATGCTGGTGCTGGGCATCCGCTATGCCAGCGAGACCTACTTCGAGGCAGCGCTGCTGATTGCGCTGTTCGGCTTCGTCGGCTCGTTCGCCCTGGCCAAATTCCTCTTGCGCGGCGAGGTGATCGAATGA
- a CDS encoding Na+/H+ antiporter subunit G — protein sequence MNEVPAWAEAAVGLLLLLGSLFALLGAIGMVRLKDFFQRMHPPALASTLGAWCVSLASIVYFSMVRHEPVLHAWLVPILLAITLPVTTLLLARAALFRKRMAGEPVPGEVSSRETP from the coding sequence ATGAACGAAGTGCCAGCGTGGGCCGAAGCGGCCGTTGGGCTGCTGCTGTTGCTCGGCAGCCTGTTCGCCCTGTTGGGGGCGATCGGCATGGTGCGCCTCAAAGACTTCTTCCAGCGGATGCACCCACCGGCCCTGGCGTCGACACTGGGTGCCTGGTGCGTGTCGCTGGCGTCCATTGTTTACTTTTCGATGGTGCGGCACGAACCGGTGCTGCATGCCTGGCTGGTGCCCATTCTGCTGGCCATTACCTTGCCGGTCACGACCCTGCTGCTGGCGCGCGCCGCGCTGTTTCGCAAACGCATGGCGGGCGAGCCTGTGCCGGGTGAAGTCAGCAGCCGCGAAACCCCGTAG
- a CDS encoding ABC transporter substrate-binding protein: MKLLVSAVLCCLALAASPLRAAPAPIHFADLNWESGSLITEVLRLVVEKGYDLPTDTLPGTTITLETALAKNDIQVIAEEWAGRSPVWVKAEAAGQVKGLGNLVAGATEGWWVPEYVIKGDAAQGIKPLAPELRSVSDLPRYKDVFRDPEDPGKGRFLNSPIGWTSEVVNGQKLKAYGLSDSYTNFRSGSGAALDAEITSSIKRGRPVLFYYWSPTPLLGRYRLVQLQEPAFDPEAWKTLTQADNPAPRPTRSPPSILSVGVSTAFAKDYPQLVGFFEKVQLPIDDLNKALATMSEEHLPPRQVAIAFLKAHPQLWRAWVPAPVADKVAAAL; encoded by the coding sequence ATGAAACTGTTAGTGTCCGCTGTGCTTTGCTGCCTGGCGCTGGCGGCGTCGCCGTTGCGCGCCGCGCCTGCGCCCATCCACTTTGCCGACCTGAACTGGGAAAGCGGCAGCCTGATTACCGAAGTCCTGCGCCTGGTGGTGGAGAAGGGCTACGACCTGCCGACCGATACCCTGCCGGGCACCACCATCACCCTGGAAACCGCCCTGGCGAAAAACGACATACAGGTGATCGCCGAGGAGTGGGCTGGGCGCAGTCCGGTGTGGGTGAAGGCCGAGGCGGCGGGCCAGGTCAAGGGGCTGGGCAACCTGGTGGCGGGGGCGACCGAAGGCTGGTGGGTGCCCGAGTACGTGATCAAGGGCGATGCGGCGCAGGGCATCAAGCCCCTGGCGCCCGAACTGCGCAGCGTCAGCGACCTGCCGCGCTACAAGGACGTGTTCCGTGACCCTGAAGACCCTGGCAAGGGCCGGTTCCTCAACAGCCCGATCGGCTGGACGTCGGAAGTGGTCAACGGCCAGAAACTCAAGGCATACGGCTTGAGCGACAGCTACACCAACTTCCGTTCCGGCAGTGGTGCGGCGCTGGACGCGGAAATCACTTCCTCGATCAAGCGGGGCCGGCCGGTGCTCTTCTATTACTGGTCGCCTACACCGTTGCTGGGCCGTTACCGCCTGGTGCAATTGCAGGAGCCGGCGTTCGACCCCGAGGCCTGGAAAACCCTGACCCAGGCGGACAACCCGGCGCCCCGGCCTACCCGTTCTCCGCCCTCCATCCTGTCGGTAGGGGTGTCTACGGCGTTCGCCAAGGATTACCCGCAACTGGTGGGGTTCTTCGAGAAGGTGCAGTTGCCTATCGATGACCTCAACAAGGCCTTGGCCACCATGAGCGAAGAGCACCTGCCGCCGCGCCAGGTCGCCATCGCCTTCCTGAAGGCGCACCCACAGCTATGGCGCGCCTGGGTGCCCGCCCCGGTAGCCGACAAAGTCGCCGCCGCGCTGTAG
- a CDS encoding DUF2789 domain-containing protein — protein sequence METEQTNLGTLFEQLGLDGDPASIDRFIAAHPLPADVKLIDATFWTDRQAQFLKEELRADGGDWAIPIDELNQRLHQQA from the coding sequence ATGGAAACCGAACAAACGAATCTGGGTACCCTGTTCGAACAATTGGGGCTGGACGGCGACCCGGCCAGCATTGATCGTTTCATCGCAGCCCACCCCCTGCCCGCGGACGTGAAGCTGATCGATGCCACGTTCTGGACCGACCGCCAAGCGCAATTTCTGAAGGAAGAACTACGCGCCGATGGCGGCGACTGGGCCATTCCTATCGACGAGTTGAACCAGCGGCTGCATCAGCAAGCGTGA
- a CDS encoding methyl-accepting chemotaxis protein produces MMRDGSLLATARPTAVRPPRSWLPGLQGLALLGLLAATAFVQLPFYLAAPLALLCLWLPRLGQPAPAPAQANEVPPLAALSRDLSRTTSLNALSAAGVAFSVRQLAARVQSQLTAAAQIVSSAEVMIGTEQVTSELSQQALGAASEAHRHGVAGREVLAASIARMHQLSERANASRELIEALSQRSEDIQRVTAVIQSIASQTNLLALNAAIEAARAGEYGRGFAVVADEVRGLAGRTATATEEVGQMVADIQMRTAEVVEQIRQLSTDLGAGVLQVEHTGEQLHTIATLAAGVERQVGEIAQGAQTNREQLASLFQAVEQMRGDLAVSDQQTQHLAGAAVQLESQAESISERLAEVGLDDYHQRVYDLAREGAAHIARQFEQDLDSGRLSLDDLFDRHYQPVANTHPVKFRTRFDRYTDQVLPAIQEPLLRRHEGLVFAIACTPQGYVPTHNQAFSQPLTGDVARDTLGNRTKRKFDDRTGVRCGSHEQAVLLQTYTRDTGELMHDLSVPIHIKGRHWGGFRLGYTPQSVRD; encoded by the coding sequence ATGATGAGAGACGGATCTCTGCTCGCCACTGCCCGGCCAACTGCGGTTCGCCCGCCCCGGTCCTGGCTCCCCGGGTTGCAGGGCCTGGCGTTGCTTGGCCTGCTGGCAGCCACGGCGTTTGTCCAGCTGCCGTTCTACTTGGCCGCGCCCCTGGCCTTGCTCTGCCTGTGGCTACCGAGGCTGGGCCAGCCAGCGCCCGCGCCGGCCCAGGCCAATGAGGTGCCGCCCCTGGCGGCGCTCAGCCGTGACCTGTCCCGTACCACCAGCCTGAATGCCCTGTCCGCCGCCGGTGTGGCGTTCTCCGTGCGCCAGCTGGCCGCGCGCGTGCAATCGCAGTTGACCGCCGCCGCGCAGATCGTCAGCAGCGCCGAGGTCATGATCGGCACCGAACAGGTCACTTCCGAGCTGAGCCAGCAGGCGCTGGGGGCCGCCAGCGAGGCGCATCGCCACGGCGTGGCAGGTCGCGAAGTCCTGGCCGCGTCTATTGCCCGCATGCACCAGCTCAGCGAGCGCGCCAACGCCAGCCGCGAACTGATCGAGGCGCTGAGCCAGCGCAGTGAAGACATCCAGCGCGTCACGGCGGTCATCCAGTCCATCGCCAGCCAGACCAACCTGTTGGCATTGAACGCGGCGATCGAGGCCGCCAGGGCCGGGGAATATGGCCGTGGTTTCGCCGTGGTCGCCGATGAGGTGAGGGGGTTGGCTGGCCGCACTGCAACGGCCACTGAAGAGGTCGGGCAGATGGTCGCCGATATTCAAATGCGCACCGCTGAGGTGGTGGAGCAAATCCGCCAGTTGTCCACGGACCTGGGGGCAGGGGTGTTGCAGGTGGAACATACCGGTGAGCAACTGCACACCATCGCCACTTTGGCGGCGGGCGTGGAGCGCCAGGTGGGTGAGATCGCCCAGGGCGCCCAGACCAATCGTGAGCAACTGGCCAGCCTGTTTCAGGCGGTGGAGCAGATGCGTGGCGACCTGGCCGTCAGCGACCAGCAGACCCAGCACCTGGCCGGGGCCGCGGTGCAGCTGGAAAGCCAGGCCGAGAGCATCAGCGAGCGCCTGGCCGAGGTCGGCCTCGACGACTATCACCAGCGCGTCTACGATTTGGCCCGTGAAGGCGCGGCCCACATCGCGCGGCAGTTCGAACAGGACCTGGACAGCGGGCGCTTGAGCCTGGACGACCTGTTCGACCGTCACTACCAGCCGGTTGCCAATACGCACCCGGTGAAATTCCGCACCCGTTTCGACCGCTACACCGACCAGGTACTGCCGGCGATCCAGGAGCCCTTGTTGCGCCGCCACGAGGGCCTGGTCTTCGCCATCGCCTGCACGCCCCAAGGCTATGTACCCACGCATAACCAGGCGTTCAGCCAACCACTGACCGGCGATGTGGCGCGGGACACCCTGGGCAACCGCACCAAGCGCAAGTTCGACGACCGCACTGGCGTGCGCTGTGGCAGTCATGAACAGGCAGTGCTGCTGCAGACTTACACCCGCGATACCGGGGAGCTCATGCACGACCTGTCCGTGCCGATACATATCAAGGGAAGGCACTGGGGCGGGTTCCGGTTGGGATACACACCGCAGAGTGTTCGAGACTAA